The proteins below are encoded in one region of Berryella intestinalis:
- the mfd gene encoding transcription-repair coupling factor, which translates to MLIDSLVYTLERSDCLGKFWGKLDAGDDATLGIASSARPFAVASRFVCAPQTTLVLVAGEEAAVAFARSVAAYVGDERVLRFPERADYPFSPKRPDARVVAQRMEAAYALKSGRKVVVVASARALVRMLAPSKSDVCHPLSFSASTELADMGCGLSEFDDVARALEDRGFANTGELDGPGTFCVRGGVIDVYPGNLVYPVRLDFFGDELDEIRRIVPTTGQTISALSSVDIYPVREFSCSDKQRVRAIGELKRPARTNPHLRDLLERLEGGLGFDGADALLPYLYDTTVTLGSYAKEGVLTALVEPRSLFDDAQHAIDEIYGKAKGSGVSLEGLFAEPGELDFGGGQRATYLSIMRVGSSIDDELPVKRVEVAGHPDRLFGRLRQLVDDNYTVVFSAPNFRARQDMKLAFVENGLPIQERLDVLDDGADALAEDGSGSGSPRSTGAFEDVSSSSPSSGKKTALSRESDARVSDEGEIEGLRRRRLRRGVVNVVDVDIPLGMIIPKAKLAMISISDTQGASSRRPARRVDITEITFPYKPGDYVVHAAHGIGHFVGLVRQEVGGTARDYLHIDYAEGDRLFVPVEQLDRVTRYVGPEGSDPRLTRLNTSDWSRALNKARKATKKLAFDLVDVYARRAAVQGFRFGPDTPWQREMEESFPYQETPDQLAAIADVKADMQSARPMDRLVCGDVGFGKTEVALRAAFKATQDGKQVMVLCPTTILAQQHFTNFKDRFEPFGVKVEVLSRFRTPAQQKKALEGFAEGTVDVMVGTHRLLSRDVNPHDLGLVIIDEEQRFGVGHKEQMKNLREYIDVMTLSATPIPRTMQMSLSGVRDMSLILTPPDERRPVSVHVGEWDPDLVAAAIARELDRKGQVYYVSNRVRSIEEAVARVQSAAGEARIGVAHGQMDKDALERVMEEFSAGRLDVLVATTIIESGIDNPHTNTLIIEDAQRLGLAQMYQLKGRVGRSSTQAYALFMFPDNVPLTEEALARLTALNEHQELGSGMRIAMRDLEIRGAGSMLGAEQSGNMSAVGFDLFAQMLATAVNATREGDLKADVLPPALSDITVNVPGDAFLPEDYIPDVDERVLWYRKIASASTLSAVEDVFGDLAEKRPDMPDEARNLLMKARIKAFAFEHRIDLVSVVEGRLVLDPVDIPQDMMLGIRRAGGRYVADKRKLRLPLRYFDQDDLLESVFGFMEKLAGGGSSR; encoded by the coding sequence GTGCTTATCGACTCGCTTGTCTACACGCTCGAACGGTCGGATTGCCTGGGGAAGTTCTGGGGGAAGCTCGATGCGGGAGACGATGCGACGCTGGGTATCGCTTCGTCCGCCCGCCCGTTTGCGGTGGCGTCACGTTTCGTCTGCGCGCCGCAGACCACGCTGGTTCTCGTTGCCGGGGAAGAGGCTGCGGTGGCGTTCGCGCGCAGCGTCGCGGCCTACGTGGGCGACGAGCGCGTTTTGCGCTTCCCCGAGCGGGCGGACTACCCGTTTTCCCCCAAGAGGCCCGACGCGCGCGTCGTCGCGCAGCGCATGGAGGCCGCTTATGCGCTGAAGAGCGGCCGCAAGGTCGTCGTGGTGGCCTCGGCGCGCGCCCTGGTGCGCATGCTGGCGCCGTCTAAGTCCGACGTGTGCCATCCGCTGAGCTTTTCCGCCTCCACCGAGCTGGCCGACATGGGTTGCGGTCTGTCCGAGTTCGACGACGTCGCGCGGGCGCTCGAAGATCGGGGTTTCGCCAACACCGGCGAGCTCGACGGTCCGGGGACCTTCTGCGTGCGCGGCGGCGTGATCGACGTCTATCCCGGCAACCTGGTGTATCCCGTGCGCCTCGACTTCTTCGGAGACGAGCTTGACGAGATCCGCCGCATAGTCCCTACGACCGGGCAGACCATCTCGGCGCTTTCCTCGGTGGACATCTATCCGGTGCGCGAGTTCTCGTGCTCCGATAAGCAGCGCGTTCGGGCGATCGGCGAGCTGAAACGCCCCGCGCGCACCAATCCGCATTTGCGCGACCTGCTCGAACGGCTTGAAGGCGGTCTCGGTTTCGACGGCGCCGACGCGTTGCTTCCCTATCTGTACGACACGACCGTCACGTTGGGTTCGTATGCGAAAGAAGGGGTCCTCACCGCGCTTGTCGAGCCCCGATCGCTGTTCGACGATGCCCAGCATGCGATCGACGAGATATACGGCAAGGCGAAGGGCAGCGGGGTGTCGCTCGAAGGGCTGTTCGCCGAACCGGGGGAGCTTGACTTCGGCGGGGGGCAGCGCGCGACCTACCTTTCGATCATGCGCGTGGGATCTTCGATCGACGACGAGCTGCCCGTCAAGCGGGTCGAGGTCGCGGGGCATCCCGACCGGCTGTTCGGACGCTTGCGGCAGTTGGTGGACGACAACTACACGGTGGTGTTCTCCGCACCGAACTTCCGGGCCCGCCAGGATATGAAACTTGCGTTCGTAGAGAACGGATTGCCCATACAGGAGCGCCTCGACGTGCTGGACGACGGCGCCGACGCGCTCGCCGAGGATGGTTCCGGCTCCGGTTCGCCCCGGTCGACCGGGGCTTTCGAAGACGTCTCTTCCTCATCGCCCTCGTCGGGCAAGAAAACGGCCCTGTCGCGCGAATCCGACGCGCGCGTTTCCGACGAAGGGGAGATCGAGGGGCTGCGCCGGCGGCGACTGCGGCGCGGCGTGGTGAACGTGGTCGACGTCGATATCCCCTTGGGCATGATCATCCCCAAGGCGAAGCTCGCCATGATCAGCATCTCGGACACCCAGGGCGCCTCTTCGCGCCGGCCCGCGCGCCGCGTCGATATCACCGAGATCACGTTTCCGTACAAACCCGGCGACTACGTGGTGCATGCCGCGCATGGCATCGGGCATTTCGTCGGCCTCGTTCGCCAGGAGGTGGGCGGTACCGCCCGCGATTACCTGCATATCGACTATGCAGAGGGAGATCGCCTGTTCGTTCCGGTCGAGCAGCTCGACCGTGTGACGCGCTACGTTGGGCCCGAGGGCTCCGATCCGCGCCTGACCCGCCTGAATACCAGCGACTGGTCCCGCGCGCTGAACAAGGCGCGCAAGGCGACGAAGAAGCTGGCGTTCGACCTGGTCGATGTGTATGCTCGCCGCGCTGCGGTGCAGGGCTTCAGGTTCGGGCCCGACACGCCTTGGCAGCGCGAGATGGAAGAGTCGTTCCCATACCAGGAAACCCCCGATCAGCTGGCCGCTATCGCAGATGTGAAGGCCGACATGCAAAGCGCCCGTCCGATGGACCGCCTCGTGTGCGGCGACGTGGGGTTCGGTAAAACCGAGGTCGCGCTGCGGGCGGCTTTCAAGGCGACGCAGGACGGCAAGCAGGTCATGGTGCTCTGTCCGACCACCATCTTGGCCCAGCAGCACTTCACCAACTTCAAAGACCGGTTCGAGCCCTTCGGCGTGAAGGTGGAGGTGCTGTCGCGCTTCCGCACGCCGGCCCAGCAGAAAAAGGCGCTCGAGGGGTTCGCCGAGGGAACCGTCGACGTGATGGTGGGCACCCATCGCCTGCTGTCGCGCGATGTGAACCCGCATGACCTGGGTCTTGTCATCATCGACGAGGAGCAGCGCTTCGGCGTGGGTCACAAGGAGCAGATGAAGAACCTGCGCGAGTACATCGACGTGATGACGCTGTCTGCGACGCCCATCCCGCGCACCATGCAGATGTCTCTGTCGGGGGTGCGCGACATGAGCCTGATCCTCACGCCTCCCGACGAGCGCCGCCCGGTTTCGGTCCATGTGGGCGAATGGGATCCCGACCTGGTGGCAGCGGCCATCGCACGCGAGCTCGACCGGAAGGGCCAGGTGTACTACGTGTCCAACCGCGTGCGCTCGATCGAGGAAGCGGTAGCGCGCGTCCAGTCCGCGGCGGGGGAGGCCCGCATCGGGGTGGCGCACGGGCAGATGGACAAAGACGCGCTCGAGCGCGTGATGGAGGAGTTTTCGGCCGGTCGGCTCGACGTGCTGGTCGCCACGACCATCATTGAAAGCGGGATCGACAACCCCCATACGAACACCCTTATCATCGAAGATGCTCAGCGTCTCGGCCTGGCTCAGATGTACCAGCTCAAGGGGCGCGTAGGGCGCTCGTCGACTCAGGCGTACGCGCTGTTCATGTTCCCCGACAACGTTCCTTTGACCGAGGAGGCGCTTGCGCGCCTGACCGCGCTAAACGAGCATCAGGAGCTGGGGAGCGGCATGCGCATCGCCATGCGCGACCTGGAGATCCGTGGAGCGGGCAGCATGCTGGGAGCCGAGCAGAGCGGCAATATGTCGGCGGTGGGCTTCGATCTGTTCGCCCAGATGCTGGCCACGGCGGTGAACGCGACGCGCGAGGGCGACCTGAAAGCCGACGTGCTGCCCCCGGCGCTGTCCGATATCACCGTGAACGTTCCAGGGGATGCGTTCCTACCCGAAGATTACATTCCCGATGTGGATGAGCGCGTGCTGTGGTATCGCAAGATCGCGTCGGCGTCGACCCTGTCCGCGGTGGAAGACGTGTTCGGCGATTTGGCGGAGAAGCGCCCGGACATGCCCGACGAGGCGCGCAACCTCCTGATGAAAGCGCGCATCAAGGCGTTTGCCTTCGAGCACCGCATCGATCTGGTATCGGTGGTGGAGGGGCGCCTGGTGCTCGACCCGGTCGACATTCCCCAGGATATGATGCTGGGCATCCGCCGGGCGGGCGGCCGCTACGTTGCGGACAAGAGAAAGCTCAGGTTGCCGCTGCGGTATTTCGATCAGGACGATCTGCTGGAGTCGGTGTTCGGGTTTATGGAGAAGCTAGCGGGCGGAGGGTCTTCGCGGTAG
- a CDS encoding MATE family efflux transporter: MNESEAVGGDGLDREAALQGRPSGGSDDRITRMGTDSIPRLITEFAIPSIIGMLVNGAYNVIDSMFLGQAMGSIGLSATTVAQPIMIVFLSLCMLIGNGGNALAALRLGEGKHADAERSLGNTMFLAIVLWVVIAIGVSVPSVMDAILDISSATDEVRGYAADFIRILGFGVLFQIVGMGLNNFIRTAGAPNRALLTMVLGALVCIVFNYLFVMRLGWGVHGSALATVVGQAASCASVLWFFVVSKSSPLKLRLRAIRPDKAIIPSILTLGVPSSLVQVGMAVVSFVVNMLLVVYGAQSAIGETAALASIGVVQRIAMFTVLPLVGVAVAIQPLLGFNYGARLFGRVRATLGYGILGATSIALLMWVSVHVWPVQIVSAFGISDESLREFTIFALKVQLLMLPVVGFQIIGANYFQATGQPVRSIILSMSRQILFLIPLLFLLPPWLPVALPQFTGLDAIYFAAPMADALSIVLTGILICVELRKLKRKETELRPIS; encoded by the coding sequence ATGAACGAGAGCGAAGCGGTTGGCGGGGACGGGCTCGATCGAGAAGCCGCGTTGCAGGGACGGCCTTCCGGAGGCTCCGACGACCGCATCACGCGCATGGGAACGGACTCCATTCCGCGGCTGATCACCGAGTTCGCCATCCCGTCGATCATCGGGATGTTGGTGAACGGGGCCTACAACGTCATCGATTCGATGTTCCTCGGGCAGGCCATGGGCTCGATCGGCCTGTCGGCCACGACCGTGGCCCAACCGATCATGATCGTGTTCCTCTCGCTGTGCATGCTCATCGGAAACGGCGGAAACGCCCTGGCGGCCCTGCGGCTGGGAGAGGGAAAGCACGCCGATGCCGAGCGCTCGCTGGGAAACACCATGTTTCTGGCCATCGTGCTGTGGGTCGTCATCGCGATAGGGGTTTCCGTTCCCTCGGTGATGGATGCGATCCTCGACATTTCCAGCGCGACCGACGAGGTGCGCGGTTACGCCGCCGATTTCATCCGCATCCTCGGCTTCGGCGTCCTCTTCCAGATCGTCGGCATGGGGCTCAACAACTTCATCCGCACGGCCGGGGCCCCCAACCGGGCGCTCCTCACCATGGTCCTCGGGGCGCTTGTCTGCATCGTGTTCAACTACCTGTTCGTCATGCGCCTCGGCTGGGGCGTGCACGGCAGCGCCTTGGCGACGGTGGTCGGCCAGGCGGCCTCCTGCGCCTCGGTTCTGTGGTTCTTCGTGGTGTCGAAGAGCTCTCCGCTGAAGCTGCGGCTTCGGGCTATCAGGCCCGATAAGGCCATCATTCCCTCCATCCTCACCCTGGGCGTGCCCAGCAGCCTCGTGCAGGTGGGGATGGCCGTCGTGTCGTTCGTCGTCAACATGCTCCTCGTGGTCTACGGAGCCCAGAGCGCTATCGGTGAGACCGCCGCTTTGGCGTCGATCGGCGTGGTCCAGCGCATCGCGATGTTCACGGTGCTGCCGCTTGTCGGCGTCGCCGTGGCCATCCAGCCGCTCCTGGGCTTCAACTACGGAGCGCGCCTGTTCGGCCGCGTGCGCGCGACGCTGGGCTACGGGATCCTCGGCGCTACGTCCATCGCCCTGCTCATGTGGGTGTCCGTGCACGTCTGGCCCGTTCAGATCGTCAGCGCGTTCGGCATCAGCGACGAATCGCTGCGCGAGTTCACCATCTTCGCGTTGAAGGTCCAGCTGCTGATGCTTCCCGTTGTCGGATTCCAGATCATCGGGGCGAACTACTTCCAGGCGACCGGCCAGCCCGTGCGCTCAATCATCCTGTCCATGTCGCGCCAGATCCTGTTCCTGATCCCGCTTCTTTTCCTGCTCCCGCCGTGGTTGCCCGTCGCGCTCCCCCAGTTCACGGGACTCGATGCGATCTACTTCGCTGCCCCGATGGCCGATGCTCTCTCCATCGTCCTCACCGGTATCCTGATCTGCGTCGAGCTGCGAAAGCTTAAAAGGAAGGAAACAGAGCTGCGGCCGATCTCGTAG
- a CDS encoding biotin transporter BioY — MTKAAALTASAGRTRSIAFVALTIAIMAVSAWITVPFGPVPFTLQTFAIMFAILVLEPKQSIAAVAGYLILGGFGAPVFSGMRGGLGVLVGPTGGFIWGFLIGAVLAAGLLHLLRSRGIDNFAGSIAAGVVFMVVVHVCGCAQFMAVAHTDLAGALAVTVAPFVIIDIAKLAAATVVARSVARVVRR; from the coding sequence ATGACCAAGGCAGCAGCTCTGACCGCGTCGGCCGGCCGCACGCGCTCTATCGCATTCGTCGCTCTGACCATCGCCATCATGGCGGTATCCGCTTGGATCACGGTTCCGTTCGGGCCGGTTCCGTTCACGCTCCAGACGTTCGCCATCATGTTCGCCATCCTGGTGCTCGAGCCCAAGCAGAGCATCGCCGCCGTTGCGGGGTACCTGATCCTGGGCGGCTTCGGCGCGCCGGTGTTCTCGGGCATGCGCGGGGGCCTCGGCGTCCTGGTCGGTCCGACCGGCGGCTTCATTTGGGGATTTCTGATCGGCGCCGTGCTGGCGGCCGGTCTTCTGCACCTGCTGCGCTCCCGCGGCATCGACAACTTCGCGGGAAGCATCGCGGCCGGCGTCGTGTTCATGGTGGTGGTGCACGTATGCGGTTGCGCCCAGTTCATGGCGGTTGCCCATACCGATCTCGCGGGCGCGCTCGCGGTCACGGTGGCGCCGTTCGTGATCATCGACATCGCGAAGCTGGCGGCCGCCACGGTGGTGGCGCGCTCTGTGGCCCGGGTGGTTCGGCGCTAG
- a CDS encoding sensor histidine kinase codes for MLATLLTLLSGVLIVVACIVFFGVPLRSILLLVPSGLITFALALMIGHFLSEPLTVLVRKVNAHRQGIEVSFEPDGYLRETDELAQTIGALVKRNESQNADLVRKERRQSEFVSDAAHELRTPLTAIRGTAEMLQDPDLPDELRDKFERTIIAESTRLSDLVNDLLSLTRLENDNAHYTLSRVNLRDVATGVVDTLRPILNDRQANVDIIGEAPDVLGNADRLKQALTNLVENASRFIEPEGHIDIELCGLRGNSVVQVKDDGTGFGDIDPQLLFGRFYRTDASRARTTGGTGLGLSIVKTVVEQHDGTIEAFNRAEGGACFIMAIPSIEASE; via the coding sequence ATGCTCGCGACGCTGCTCACGCTGCTGTCCGGAGTGCTGATCGTCGTCGCGTGCATCGTGTTTTTCGGCGTCCCGCTGCGCTCGATCCTGCTGCTCGTTCCCTCGGGCCTCATCACGTTCGCGCTGGCCCTGATGATCGGCCACTTCCTATCAGAGCCGCTCACGGTGCTGGTGCGCAAGGTGAACGCGCATCGCCAGGGGATCGAGGTGAGCTTCGAGCCCGACGGGTACCTGCGCGAAACGGACGAGTTGGCCCAGACCATCGGGGCGCTGGTGAAGCGCAACGAATCCCAGAACGCCGACCTCGTTCGAAAGGAGCGCCGCCAGTCCGAGTTCGTCAGCGACGCGGCCCATGAGCTGCGCACTCCGCTGACCGCGATCCGCGGGACGGCGGAGATGCTGCAGGACCCCGACCTGCCCGACGAGCTGCGGGACAAGTTCGAACGCACCATCATCGCGGAAAGCACGCGCCTGTCCGACCTGGTGAACGACCTTTTATCCCTCACGCGGCTCGAAAACGACAACGCGCACTACACCCTGTCGCGCGTCAACCTGCGCGACGTCGCCACCGGCGTGGTCGACACGCTGCGGCCCATCCTGAACGACCGCCAGGCCAACGTCGACATCATAGGGGAAGCGCCCGACGTGCTGGGAAACGCCGACCGCTTGAAGCAGGCCCTCACCAACCTCGTCGAGAACGCGTCGCGCTTCATCGAGCCCGAAGGGCACATCGACATCGAGCTGTGCGGCCTGCGCGGCAACTCCGTGGTCCAGGTGAAAGACGACGGGACCGGTTTCGGCGACATCGACCCCCAGCTCCTGTTCGGACGCTTCTACCGCACCGACGCATCCCGCGCCCGCACCACGGGCGGCACGGGACTGGGGCTTTCCATCGTGAAGACGGTCGTCGAACAGCACGACGGCACGATCGAGGCGTTCAACCGCGCCGAGGGAGGGGCCTGCTTCATCATGGCCATCCCCTCCATCGAAGCCTCCGAATAG
- the tsaE gene encoding tRNA (adenosine(37)-N6)-threonylcarbamoyltransferase complex ATPase subunit type 1 TsaE, translating into MACGLTYIRQLTSPQATKQLAATLSPYLRPGDMIQLKGDLGAGKTQFVQGVAEGLGVAESVVSPTFNVLLSYDSGALPLHHFDLYRLDGLDQLEDTGFYDVVDADGVSFVEWAEKCPGCMGATFLEIELTIDEDETRRIRVHAYGQRARSLLTVWGSDSKSRLMKFAGDKS; encoded by the coding sequence ATGGCCTGCGGTTTGACCTACATCCGCCAACTGACGTCGCCCCAGGCGACCAAGCAGCTTGCCGCGACGCTGTCGCCCTACCTGCGTCCGGGCGACATGATCCAGCTCAAAGGGGATCTCGGCGCGGGAAAGACCCAGTTCGTCCAAGGGGTGGCCGAAGGGCTGGGGGTCGCCGAGTCGGTGGTGAGCCCGACGTTCAACGTGCTGCTCTCCTACGATTCGGGAGCGCTGCCGCTGCACCACTTCGACCTGTACCGCCTCGATGGCCTCGACCAGCTGGAAGACACCGGCTTTTACGATGTGGTCGACGCCGACGGGGTGAGCTTCGTCGAATGGGCCGAGAAGTGCCCGGGGTGCATGGGCGCCACGTTCCTGGAGATCGAGCTGACCATCGACGAGGACGAAACCCGCCGCATACGCGTCCACGCCTACGGGCAGCGCGCCCGCTCGCTTCTCACGGTGTGGGGAAGCGATTCCAAATCCCGTCTCATGAAATTCGCAGGTGATAAGTCGTAA
- a CDS encoding response regulator transcription factor, which produces MSDAPKRVLVVDDEASITEFVGYALKKEGYQVDTSANGEDALALARKGSYDLFVLDIMLPGMDGYELCRRIRSITAAPVLFLSARDTELDKVVGLEIGGDDYLAKPFGVRELIARVHALLRRGSGGDFPSASRAITASGITLDEDAHTASGEKGSLDLTPREFELLASLMKQAGKVVSREDLLRDAWGWEYLTETKTVDTHIKRLRDKIEKAGYDPSLVETVRGYGYRFRQ; this is translated from the coding sequence ATGAGCGATGCACCCAAGCGCGTGCTCGTCGTCGACGACGAAGCCTCCATCACCGAATTCGTGGGGTACGCCCTGAAGAAGGAGGGCTACCAGGTAGACACCAGCGCGAACGGAGAAGACGCGCTGGCCCTGGCCCGCAAGGGAAGCTACGACCTGTTCGTTTTGGACATCATGCTCCCCGGCATGGACGGCTACGAGCTGTGCCGCCGCATCCGCTCGATCACCGCAGCCCCCGTGCTGTTCCTGTCCGCCCGCGACACCGAGCTCGACAAGGTGGTCGGCCTCGAGATCGGCGGCGACGACTACCTGGCGAAACCCTTCGGCGTGCGCGAGCTGATCGCACGCGTCCACGCCCTTTTGCGGCGCGGTTCGGGCGGGGATTTCCCCAGCGCCAGCCGCGCGATCACCGCAAGCGGCATCACGCTCGACGAAGACGCCCACACGGCTTCGGGCGAGAAGGGCTCGCTCGACCTCACGCCGCGCGAGTTCGAGCTGCTGGCAAGCCTCATGAAGCAGGCCGGGAAGGTCGTTTCCCGCGAGGATCTGCTGCGCGACGCCTGGGGCTGGGAATACCTCACCGAAACCAAAACCGTCGACACGCACATCAAGCGCCTGCGCGACAAGATCGAGAAGGCGGGATACGACCCCAGCCTGGTCGAGACGGTGCGCGGCTACGGCTACCGCTTCCGTCAATAA
- a CDS encoding type III pantothenate kinase has product MLLAIDVGNTQTVIGLYEKRRLRHMWRVATNKVHTSDELRLKVNPLLESEHITVGDVTGAALASVVPTLTSAWVVALKRLIGRDPVVCSASSAQDLFEACYANPLEIGADRVADAVAARALYGAPVVVVDFGTATNIEVIDKDGRFIGGVIAPGLETSASALFSHATKLAATELVDPRTAIGGSTVQAIQAGIVYGEADRVDGLLDRIFDQLGYTAPVVATGGLAGRLVSVMRTPTRVNKELTLEGLRLIHEAALGVQED; this is encoded by the coding sequence ATGCTTCTTGCCATCGACGTAGGCAATACGCAGACGGTCATCGGTTTGTACGAGAAGCGCCGTCTGCGCCATATGTGGCGCGTTGCGACGAACAAGGTCCACACCTCCGACGAGCTGCGGCTGAAGGTGAACCCGCTGCTCGAATCCGAGCACATCACGGTTGGGGACGTGACGGGAGCCGCGCTCGCCTCGGTGGTCCCGACGCTCACCTCCGCGTGGGTGGTCGCCCTCAAGCGCCTGATCGGCCGCGATCCGGTAGTGTGCTCGGCGAGCAGCGCGCAGGACCTGTTCGAGGCGTGCTACGCCAACCCTCTCGAGATCGGGGCCGACCGCGTGGCCGACGCGGTGGCCGCCCGCGCGCTGTACGGCGCGCCGGTCGTGGTGGTCGACTTCGGAACGGCCACCAACATCGAGGTCATCGACAAGGACGGCCGGTTCATCGGCGGTGTGATCGCCCCGGGTTTGGAGACGTCGGCATCGGCGCTGTTCTCCCATGCCACGAAGCTGGCCGCAACCGAGCTGGTCGATCCCCGCACGGCGATCGGCGGCTCGACCGTGCAGGCCATTCAGGCCGGCATCGTCTACGGCGAGGCCGACCGCGTGGACGGGCTGCTGGACAGGATCTTCGACCAGCTCGGGTACACGGCTCCCGTCGTCGCGACGGGGGGACTGGCCGGACGGCTGGTCTCGGTGATGAGGACCCCGACGCGCGTGAACAAGGAGCTGACCCTCGAGGGGCTGCGCCTCATCCACGAGGCCGCGCTCGGAGTGCAGGAGGACTGA